The Treponema succinifaciens DSM 2489 region TTTTGGGTAAGATGCAAGAAATGTTGTCGTGAAAACTTTGCGTTTCAGAGACAATCAAAACTTTTCTTCTGCCTTTCAAAGGAATCATTTTGCGTCCTTTTAAACTTTGAAGAATGAAGTGAAATCCGCGCTAAGATGCTTTTTTACAAACTCGCTGTTTTTGGCAAGTTCTACGGCTTCTCTTAGGCTTTCTGGCAGACGCTCAAGTTTTGAAGTTATTTCGGGGCTTGCAGTTGAAAGGTTCATTTCAATTGGCTCGCAAAGCTTCATGTCTTTTTCAATTCCGTCAAGTCCGGCGTAAATTAAAAGTGAATATGCGATATAAGGATTTGCCATTGGATCTGGAGAGCGGACTTCAAAACGTTTGTGGGAATTTATTGCAGACGGAACTCTTATAAGCTGAGTTCTGTTTTCATGTGCCCAGCTTACATATTTGGGAGCTTTTCTTGAGCCGAGCCTTTCATAAGAATTTTCTGTTGGGTTTAAGAACGCTGTAATTTCTTTTATGTGCGCCATGATTCCCGCCATAAATGCATTCTGAACTTCCTTGCCAGAATTTTCCTGCACAGAAATATTTATGTGGAATCCGTTGCCGCTTTCTTCTGGAAGAGGCTTTGGTGAAAAATCCGCATAAAGTCCGTTGCGCACAGCCACTGCTTTTACAACTGTTATAAAATTCATTGTGTTGTCTGCGGCGGCAAGAGCTTGTCCGTAGCGGAAGTCGATTTCGTTCTGTCCAGGTCCTTCCTCGTGATGGGAATTTTCCGGATGAAGATCCATCTGCTCCAAAGTCAGGCAAATTTCGCGTCGGATATTTTCACCTTTGTCTTCTGGAGCAACATCCATGTAGCCTGCGTTATCAAAAGGAATTTTTGTAGGCTTGCCTTTTT contains the following coding sequences:
- a CDS encoding glutamine synthetase family protein; protein product: MSYTKEEVIEFVQMEDVKFIRLAFCDIFGNQKNAAIIPDELERAFKEGIAFDGSSIAGFTDEAHSDLFLFPIPSTLTVLPWRSISGKVVRMFCEIKKSDGTPFEKDCRNILKKAVKEAEEKNLKVNFGSECEFYLFQTDEKGKPTKIPFDNAGYMDVAPEDKGENIRREICLTLEQMDLHPENSHHEEGPGQNEIDFRYGQALAAADNTMNFITVVKAVAVRNGLYADFSPKPLPEESGNGFHINISVQENSGKEVQNAFMAGIMAHIKEITAFLNPTENSYERLGSRKAPKYVSWAHENRTQLIRVPSAINSHKRFEVRSPDPMANPYIAYSLLIYAGLDGIEKDMKLCEPIEMNLSTASPEITSKLERLPESLREAVELAKNSEFVKKHLSADFTSFFKV